A single genomic interval of Amycolatopsis albispora harbors:
- a CDS encoding FAD-dependent oxidoreductase has product MTRDVVVIGYGMAGARVAEEIRRRDPDGARVSLTVIGAETHPAYNRVLLSGVVAGTMRPESVWLHDAEWAKENDVDLRVGTSVARIDRTARHVELADGSTVDYDALVLATGAAPWLPPVEGLTTETGEPAPGVVPFRTLGDCERILDAARVGAPVAVLGGGLLGLEAARGLAGRGNLVTVVHPVGHLMERQLDPEGGRVLAETLRGLGIEFKLGATAARYLPGDGLKLDDGSYVQADLVVVSAGVRADTALAREAGLAVDRGVLVDDSLRTSDGRVFAIGDCAQHPGTVSGLVQPAWEQAAVVADLVTGENTATRYRGTPVVTRLKARGVDLAAFGDTDTTGAEVLSVSDSTRGRYAKLLVREEKVAGAIVLGLPDAAANLTQLYDRGARLPEDKLALLLGRALPGPGEAPASSVSPANLPASAVVCRCNSVTKGRLVEQWRAGATDVPALAAATRATTGCGGCADAVRGIAGWLAETS; this is encoded by the coding sequence ATGACCCGCGACGTGGTGGTGATCGGCTACGGCATGGCCGGGGCCAGGGTCGCCGAGGAGATCCGGCGCCGCGACCCCGACGGCGCGCGTGTGTCGCTGACCGTGATCGGCGCCGAGACCCATCCGGCGTACAACCGGGTGCTGCTCTCCGGGGTGGTCGCGGGCACCATGCGCCCGGAATCGGTGTGGCTGCACGATGCCGAGTGGGCCAAGGAGAACGACGTCGATCTGCGCGTGGGCACCTCGGTGGCACGCATCGACCGGACCGCGCGCCACGTCGAGCTGGCTGATGGGTCCACTGTGGACTATGACGCCCTGGTGCTGGCCACGGGGGCCGCGCCGTGGCTGCCCCCGGTCGAGGGGCTGACCACGGAGACCGGCGAACCGGCGCCCGGCGTGGTCCCCTTCCGAACCCTCGGTGACTGCGAACGCATTCTCGACGCGGCCAGGGTCGGCGCGCCGGTGGCGGTGCTCGGCGGCGGGCTGCTCGGCCTGGAGGCCGCGCGCGGGCTGGCCGGGCGCGGGAACCTGGTCACCGTGGTGCACCCGGTCGGGCACCTGATGGAACGCCAGCTCGACCCCGAAGGCGGGCGCGTGCTCGCGGAAACCCTGCGGGGACTGGGCATCGAGTTCAAGCTCGGCGCGACCGCGGCCCGCTACCTGCCCGGCGACGGGCTCAAGCTCGACGACGGCTCGTACGTCCAGGCCGATCTGGTGGTGGTTTCCGCCGGGGTGCGTGCCGACACCGCGCTCGCCCGCGAAGCCGGGCTGGCCGTGGACCGCGGCGTGCTCGTTGACGACTCCTTGCGCACCAGCGACGGCCGGGTGTTCGCCATCGGCGACTGCGCCCAGCACCCGGGCACGGTGTCCGGGCTGGTGCAGCCCGCCTGGGAGCAGGCGGCGGTGGTGGCCGATCTGGTCACCGGCGAGAACACCGCCACCCGCTACCGCGGCACCCCGGTGGTGACCAGGCTCAAGGCGCGCGGCGTGGACCTGGCGGCGTTCGGCGACACCGACACCACCGGCGCCGAAGTGCTCAGCGTGTCCGACTCGACCCGGGGCCGGTACGCGAAACTGCTGGTGCGCGAGGAAAAGGTGGCCGGCGCGATCGTGCTCGGCCTGCCCGACGCGGCGGCGAACCTGACCCAGCTCTACGACCGGGGCGCCCGGCTGCCCGAGGACAAGCTCGCGCTGCTGCTCGGCCGCGCGCTCCCCGGGCCGGGTGAAGCGCCGGCGTCGTCGGTGAGCCCGGCCAACCTGCCCGCTTCCGCCGTGGTCTGCCGCTGCAACTCGGTGACCAAGGGGCGGCTGGTCGAGCAGTGGCGGGCGGGCGCGACCGACGTGCCCGCGCTGGCCGCGGCGACCAGGGCGACCACCGGCTGCGGTGGCTGTGCCGATGCCGTGCGCGGCATCGCCGGCTGGCTGGCCGAAACCTCCTGA
- a CDS encoding MFS transporter: MRTKHWIQHWEPENAEFWETTGKRVARRNLWFSIFAEHVGFSIWTLWSVMVLFMGPEYGFSAADKFLLVSTPTVVGGLMRLPYTFAVAKFGGRNWTVVSAALLVVPTTLAAIVMEPGTSLGTFLLVAALGGVGGGNFASSMTNINTFYPERLKGWALGLNAGGGNLGVAAIQLVGLLVIGTAGAMAPRLVLFIYLPLIVLAALLAYLYMDNLASVRGDTRAMREVVRDKHTWVMSFLYIGTFGSFIGYSFAFGLVLQNQFGRTPLQAAAVTFLGPLIGSLIRPVGGTLADRIGGAKVTLVTFGGMAVAAVGAIVASNAKSLAMFTVAFIVLFVLSGIGNGSTYKMIPAIFRAKAQSAIETGASETAELLRARRLSGALIGLAGAIGAIGGLFINLAFRASFAGTGGGVPAFVAFCVFYLICAGVTWVVYLRREGVRSPSPALAGAGV; encoded by the coding sequence ATGCGGACAAAACACTGGATCCAGCACTGGGAACCGGAGAACGCGGAGTTCTGGGAGACCACCGGCAAGCGGGTGGCCAGGCGGAACCTGTGGTTCTCCATCTTCGCCGAGCACGTCGGCTTCTCGATCTGGACGCTGTGGTCGGTGATGGTGCTGTTCATGGGGCCGGAGTACGGCTTCTCGGCGGCGGACAAGTTCCTGCTGGTCTCCACGCCGACCGTGGTCGGCGGGCTGATGCGGTTGCCGTACACCTTCGCGGTGGCGAAGTTCGGCGGTCGCAACTGGACGGTGGTGAGCGCGGCGCTGCTGGTGGTGCCGACCACGCTGGCCGCGATCGTGATGGAGCCGGGCACCTCGCTGGGCACCTTCCTGCTGGTGGCCGCGCTCGGCGGGGTCGGCGGCGGCAACTTCGCCTCGTCGATGACCAACATCAACACCTTCTACCCGGAACGGCTCAAGGGCTGGGCGCTCGGGCTGAACGCGGGCGGCGGCAATCTCGGCGTGGCGGCCATCCAGCTGGTCGGGCTGCTGGTGATCGGCACCGCCGGTGCGATGGCGCCGCGGCTGGTGCTGTTCATCTACCTGCCGCTGATCGTGCTGGCCGCGTTGCTCGCCTACCTGTACATGGACAACCTCGCCAGCGTGCGCGGTGACACCAGGGCCATGCGCGAAGTGGTCAGGGACAAGCACACCTGGGTGATGTCGTTCCTCTACATCGGCACCTTCGGCTCGTTCATCGGCTACAGCTTCGCCTTCGGCCTGGTGCTGCAGAACCAGTTCGGCCGCACGCCGCTGCAGGCGGCCGCGGTGACCTTTCTCGGCCCGCTGATCGGCTCGCTGATCCGGCCGGTGGGCGGCACGCTGGCCGACCGGATCGGTGGCGCGAAGGTGACCCTGGTGACCTTCGGCGGCATGGCGGTCGCCGCGGTGGGCGCGATCGTGGCGTCGAACGCGAAGTCGCTGGCGATGTTCACCGTGGCGTTCATCGTGTTGTTCGTGCTTTCCGGGATCGGCAACGGATCCACCTACAAGATGATCCCGGCGATCTTCCGCGCCAAGGCGCAGTCGGCCATCGAGACCGGCGCGTCCGAGACGGCCGAGCTGCTGCGGGCGCGGCGCCTGTCCGGTGCCCTGATCGGGCTGGCCGGGGCGATCGGCGCGATCGGCGGGCTGTTCATCAACCTGGCCTTCCGCGCCTCCTTCGCCGGTACCGGTGGCGGCGTGCCCGCGTTCGTCGCGTTCTGCGTGTTCTACCTGATCTGCGCCGGTGTGACCTGGGTGGTCTACCTGCGCCGTGAAGGCGTGCGTTCGCCGAGCCCCGCGCTGGCCGGGGCCGGGGTCTGA